From a region of the Corallococcus coralloides DSM 2259 genome:
- a CDS encoding inositol-3-phosphate synthase → MAGNERLGVAVVGLGGAVATTAVAGMELLRRGRVDTRGLPLADAKGLGLVEYGELTFGGWDLFEDDLAHAARNHAVLTEAQLEAVAPTLGRMRPWPAASNAKFCKNVIGTAEKKARTLREQVRAIRDDLARFKQDQKLDRVVVVNLASTEKAVDLTRPQFATPEAFEKALDANDPDIGPAMLYAYAAIVDGIPFANFTPSVAADVPALLLLAKRTGAPIAGKDGKTGQTLLKTVLAPALRDRALHVDGWYSTNILGNRDGEALNDPASKQNKLDTKGAALDSILGYKVQDHVVQIQYYRPRGDNKEAWDNIDVTGFLGQPMQLKLNFLCKDSILAAPLVVELARTLDLAKRRGECGVIDALGCFFKAPMSQDGEPVEHAMAEQQRRLMAWLGAGRARQVERLPERIRG, encoded by the coding sequence ATGGCGGGCAACGAGCGGTTGGGCGTGGCGGTGGTGGGACTGGGCGGCGCGGTGGCGACCACGGCGGTGGCGGGCATGGAGCTCCTGCGCCGGGGACGGGTGGACACGCGGGGCCTGCCACTGGCGGATGCGAAGGGCCTGGGGCTGGTGGAGTACGGCGAGCTGACCTTTGGCGGCTGGGACCTGTTCGAGGACGACCTGGCGCACGCGGCGCGCAACCACGCGGTGCTCACGGAGGCGCAGCTGGAGGCGGTGGCGCCCACGCTGGGCCGCATGCGGCCGTGGCCCGCGGCCTCCAACGCGAAGTTCTGCAAGAACGTCATCGGCACCGCGGAGAAGAAGGCGCGCACCCTGCGCGAACAGGTGCGGGCCATCCGCGACGACCTGGCCCGCTTCAAGCAGGACCAGAAGCTGGACCGCGTGGTGGTGGTGAACCTGGCCTCCACGGAGAAGGCCGTGGACCTCACCCGTCCGCAGTTCGCCACGCCGGAGGCCTTCGAGAAGGCCCTGGACGCGAACGACCCGGACATCGGCCCCGCGATGCTCTACGCGTACGCGGCCATCGTGGACGGCATCCCGTTCGCCAACTTCACGCCCAGCGTCGCCGCGGACGTGCCCGCGCTGCTGCTCTTGGCGAAGCGCACCGGCGCGCCCATCGCGGGCAAGGACGGCAAGACGGGGCAGACGCTGCTCAAGACGGTGCTCGCGCCCGCGCTGCGCGACCGCGCGCTGCACGTGGACGGCTGGTACTCCACCAACATCCTGGGCAACCGCGACGGCGAAGCGCTCAACGACCCGGCGTCGAAGCAGAACAAGCTCGACACCAAGGGCGCCGCGCTGGACAGCATCCTTGGCTACAAGGTCCAGGACCACGTCGTCCAGATCCAGTACTACCGCCCGCGAGGGGACAACAAGGAGGCCTGGGACAACATCGACGTGACGGGCTTCCTGGGGCAGCCCATGCAGCTGAAGCTCAACTTCCTCTGCAAGGACTCCATCCTCGCCGCGCCGCTCGTCGTGGAGCTGGCGCGCACGCTGGACCTGGCCAAGCGCCGGGGCGAGTGCGGCGTCATCGACGCGCTGGGCTGCTTCTTCAAGGCCCCCATGTCGCAGGACGGCGAGCCCGTGGAGCACGCGATGGCGGAGCAGCAGCGCCGGCTGATGGCGTGGCTTGGCGCGGGCCGCGCTCGACAGGTGGAGCGCCTCCCGGAACGCATCAGGGGCTAA
- a CDS encoding MATE family efflux transporter, with protein sequence MKGSTEDLATGPVDRAFLLLSVPMVLEMVMESIFALVDVLFVSHLGADAIATVGLTESMLTLLQTLPLGLSIGATALIARRIGQKDPERAASAAVQALGLGLVLAVPLAFAGSFFARPLLMALGAAPGVVEHGAGYTRLMLASFPIIMLLFLISAILRGAGDAATSMRALWLANSVNIVLAPLFIFGLGPVPALGVTGAALATTVGRSTGVLYQVYRLLKGSGRLELRRRHLRVEASTLRSLLKLSGGATLQSLLGMSSWLVLMRIVATFGSTALAGYTLAMRVLLFAQQPSWGLSHAAGTLVGQSLGAGDTDRAERAAWRASFYTLAFLGVVAVGFLLFAEPLIHRFTTEPEVGLHAVRCLRIVSCSLALYAFVTVLPHAFNGAGDTTTPTVVNALFSWGLQLPLAWILSHPLGLGPSGAFIAIAVTYGALGLASAALFRRGGWKLRHV encoded by the coding sequence GTGAAGGGCTCCACCGAGGACCTGGCCACCGGGCCCGTGGATCGCGCCTTCCTGCTGCTGTCCGTGCCCATGGTGCTGGAGATGGTGATGGAGTCCATCTTCGCCCTGGTGGACGTGCTCTTCGTGTCACACCTGGGCGCGGACGCCATCGCCACCGTGGGCCTCACCGAGTCCATGCTCACGCTCCTCCAGACCCTGCCGCTGGGTCTGTCCATCGGCGCCACCGCGCTCATCGCGCGCCGCATCGGCCAGAAGGATCCGGAGCGCGCCGCGAGCGCCGCGGTGCAGGCCCTGGGCCTGGGGCTCGTGCTGGCCGTGCCGCTGGCGTTCGCGGGCAGCTTCTTCGCGCGTCCGCTGCTCATGGCCCTGGGCGCCGCGCCCGGCGTGGTGGAGCACGGCGCGGGCTACACGCGGCTGATGCTGGCCAGCTTCCCCATCATCATGCTGCTGTTCCTCATCAGCGCCATCCTGCGCGGCGCGGGGGACGCGGCCACGTCCATGCGCGCGCTGTGGCTGGCCAACTCCGTGAACATCGTGCTCGCGCCGCTGTTCATCTTCGGCCTGGGCCCCGTGCCCGCCCTGGGCGTCACCGGCGCCGCGCTGGCCACCACCGTGGGCCGCTCCACGGGCGTGCTGTATCAGGTGTACCGCCTGCTCAAGGGCAGCGGGCGTCTGGAGTTGCGCCGCCGCCACCTGCGCGTGGAAGCGTCCACGCTGCGCTCGCTGCTGAAGCTGTCGGGAGGCGCCACGCTCCAGTCGCTGTTGGGCATGTCCAGCTGGCTGGTGCTGATGCGCATCGTGGCCACCTTCGGCAGCACCGCGCTCGCGGGCTACACGCTGGCCATGCGCGTCCTGCTCTTCGCGCAGCAGCCGTCGTGGGGCCTGTCCCACGCGGCGGGCACGCTGGTGGGCCAGAGCCTGGGCGCGGGCGACACCGACCGCGCGGAGCGGGCCGCGTGGCGCGCCAGCTTCTACACGCTCGCGTTCCTGGGCGTGGTGGCGGTGGGCTTCCTGCTCTTCGCGGAGCCGCTCATCCACCGCTTCACCACCGAGCCGGAGGTGGGCCTGCACGCCGTGCGCTGCCTGCGCATCGTCAGCTGCAGCCTGGCCCTCTACGCCTTCGTCACCGTGCTGCCCCACGCCTTCAACGGCGCGGGCGACACCACCACCCCCACCGTGGTGAATGCCCTCTTCTCCTGGGGCCTCCAGCTGCCGCTCGCGTGGATCCTCTCCCATCCCCTGGGCCTGGGTCCCTCGGGCGCGTTCATCGCCATCGCCGTCACGTATGGAGCGCTCGGTCTGGCGAGCGCCGCCCTCTTCCGGCGCGGCGGCTGGAAGCTGCGCCACGTCTGA
- a CDS encoding glycosyltransferase codes for MASGPRVLLLAERFPPDIGGLARSGARTAGSLVRLGARVDVVAWTRTAQPGALETVQDAGDVSPFAKGVTLHRLGLFGSADLSMQHTLDVLGHLHSRRKYDLVWGHYLYPPGFLAVVFAQSAGLKSILSARGNDVDQLMFPPGDFARLLWTIQRADVLTAASADLGRKMAMLLGRDPGVEVIPNAVDTALFSPGPADAALRERLGIQPGEAVLGFSGELRHKKGLPFLLSALTEVRRVRPACLLVIGEVRARDAEHLVAYRAEHPEDAARIIISGALESPELIAEHLRLCDVYLQPSLWEGMPNALLEAMACARPVIASDAGGIPEAVESGVNGFIVEKALLNHLGQACLDVLGLPEAKRAALGAAARARIEAGFQADAEAAVLSRVLTRAMPRSSA; via the coding sequence ATGGCTTCCGGTCCCCGCGTCCTCCTCCTCGCCGAGCGCTTTCCCCCTGACATCGGAGGGCTCGCGCGCAGCGGCGCGCGCACCGCGGGCTCGCTCGTGCGGCTGGGCGCACGCGTGGACGTGGTCGCCTGGACCCGCACGGCGCAACCCGGAGCACTGGAGACGGTGCAGGACGCGGGGGACGTGTCGCCGTTCGCGAAGGGCGTCACGCTGCATCGGCTGGGGCTGTTCGGCAGCGCGGACCTGTCCATGCAGCACACGCTCGATGTGCTCGGCCACCTGCACTCGCGGCGGAAGTATGACCTGGTGTGGGGGCACTACCTGTACCCGCCGGGCTTCCTCGCGGTGGTGTTCGCGCAGAGCGCCGGGCTCAAGTCCATCCTCAGCGCGAGGGGCAATGACGTGGATCAGCTGATGTTCCCGCCGGGGGACTTCGCCCGCCTGCTCTGGACGATCCAGCGGGCGGACGTGCTCACCGCCGCCTCCGCGGACCTGGGCCGGAAGATGGCGATGCTGCTGGGCCGCGACCCGGGCGTGGAGGTCATCCCCAACGCGGTGGACACGGCGCTGTTCTCACCGGGCCCGGCGGACGCGGCGCTGCGCGAGCGGTTGGGCATCCAGCCGGGCGAGGCGGTGCTCGGCTTCTCCGGGGAGCTGCGCCACAAGAAGGGGCTGCCGTTCCTCTTGTCCGCGCTCACGGAGGTGCGGCGCGTGCGGCCCGCGTGCCTGCTGGTGATTGGCGAGGTGCGCGCCCGGGACGCGGAGCACCTGGTGGCCTACCGGGCGGAGCACCCGGAGGACGCGGCGCGCATCATCATCTCCGGCGCGCTGGAGTCCCCGGAGCTCATCGCGGAGCACCTGCGGCTGTGTGACGTGTATCTCCAGCCGTCCTTGTGGGAGGGCATGCCCAACGCGCTGCTGGAGGCGATGGCGTGCGCGCGGCCGGTCATCGCCAGCGACGCGGGCGGCATCCCGGAGGCGGTGGAGTCCGGGGTGAATGGCTTCATCGTGGAGAAGGCGCTGCTCAACCACCTGGGGCAGGCGTGCCTGGACGTGCTGGGCCTGCCCGAGGCGAAGCGCGCGGCGCTGGGGGCGGCGGCGCGGGCGCGAATCGAGGCGGGCTTTCAGGCGGACGCGGAGGCGGCGGTGTTGTCGCGGGTGCTGACGCGCGCGATGCCCAGGTCGTCCGCGTAG
- a CDS encoding glycosyltransferase family 4 protein: MGTSGIVYASFDRFPAPKGAAVHIRAFVEALGAAFGPVDLVAIGDAPGAPPPALGPHVTYHPLGARGKDLVAQALTFRSHLGAWWRGRPRAKVVHVRSIFEGYPIARRKAALTDALVYEVNGLPSIELKYHHPDVSDDAELMRKLLAQEEACLQAADLLVTPSAVTAEHLLSRGADPKRLRVIPNGVDLDVFRYAPPRTPEAGRPVRLLYSGTMTAWQGVHHAIEACRLLRRDLPVTLTLVGPLRKHARRALLDRCGDLVLQGAVEILEPLPQEELARLHHACDIVLVPLPVNDRNCVQGCCPLKLLEAMATGTPVVVSDLPVVRALAEATEAYRIRPGSPKAIAEAVKDLIANPALGASLSANARTRVEREFPWGRAQEALVNTYADDLGIARVSTRDNTAASASA, translated from the coding sequence GTGGGCACCTCCGGAATCGTCTACGCGTCCTTCGACCGCTTCCCCGCGCCCAAGGGCGCCGCCGTGCACATCCGTGCCTTCGTGGAGGCCCTGGGCGCCGCGTTCGGCCCGGTGGACCTCGTGGCCATCGGCGATGCGCCGGGTGCTCCCCCGCCTGCCCTGGGGCCTCACGTCACCTACCATCCGCTGGGTGCCCGCGGGAAAGACCTGGTCGCCCAGGCGCTGACGTTCCGCTCACACCTGGGTGCGTGGTGGCGGGGCCGGCCGCGCGCGAAGGTCGTCCACGTCCGCTCCATCTTCGAGGGCTACCCCATCGCCCGGCGCAAGGCCGCCCTCACCGACGCGCTCGTCTACGAGGTCAACGGCCTGCCCTCCATCGAGCTCAAGTACCACCACCCGGATGTCTCCGATGACGCGGAGCTGATGCGCAAGCTGCTCGCGCAAGAAGAGGCCTGCCTCCAGGCCGCGGACCTCCTCGTCACGCCCAGCGCCGTCACCGCCGAGCACCTGCTCTCCCGCGGCGCGGATCCGAAGCGCCTGCGCGTCATCCCCAATGGCGTGGACCTGGACGTGTTCCGCTACGCGCCTCCACGCACCCCCGAAGCCGGCCGCCCCGTGCGCCTGCTCTACAGCGGCACCATGACCGCGTGGCAGGGCGTGCACCACGCCATCGAGGCCTGCCGCCTCCTGCGCCGCGACCTGCCGGTGACGCTCACCCTCGTGGGCCCCCTGCGCAAGCACGCGCGCCGAGCCCTCCTGGACCGCTGCGGCGACCTCGTGCTCCAGGGCGCCGTTGAAATCCTCGAACCCCTGCCCCAGGAAGAGCTCGCCCGGCTGCACCACGCCTGCGACATCGTGCTCGTGCCGCTGCCCGTGAACGACCGCAACTGCGTGCAGGGCTGCTGCCCCCTGAAGCTCCTCGAAGCCATGGCCACCGGCACGCCCGTCGTCGTCAGCGACTTGCCCGTGGTGCGCGCGCTCGCGGAAGCCACCGAGGCCTACCGCATCCGCCCCGGCTCGCCCAAGGCCATCGCCGAGGCCGTGAAGGACCTCATCGCGAACCCCGCCCTCGGCGCCTCGCTGAGCGCCAACGCCCGCACCCGCGTGGAGCGCGAGTTCCCGTGGGGCCGCGCGCAGGAGGCGCTCGTGAACACCTACGCGGACGACCTGGGCATCGCGCGCGTCAGCACCCGCGACAACACCGCCGCCTCCGCGTCCGCCTGA